A stretch of the Halorussus salinus genome encodes the following:
- a CDS encoding DCC1-like thiol-disulfide oxidoreductase family protein, translated as MTDYHAVLVYDGECPFCSAAATALRRLDGVGAIAWDDEPARRLLEAQFGETPFALVLVDGREECVYVGREAARELCERAGMPVLVQDIVGDNYESLADAIRSVTGVEGDPDPYHGEYPLSEAGKEAFEALAANAWHTAKVSR; from the coding sequence ATGACCGACTACCACGCAGTTCTCGTCTACGACGGCGAGTGCCCGTTCTGCTCGGCGGCGGCCACTGCGCTCCGGCGACTGGACGGCGTCGGCGCTATCGCGTGGGACGACGAGCCAGCCCGACGGCTCCTCGAAGCGCAGTTCGGCGAGACGCCCTTCGCGCTCGTCCTCGTGGACGGCCGCGAGGAGTGCGTCTACGTCGGCCGCGAGGCCGCGCGCGAACTCTGCGAGCGCGCCGGGATGCCCGTCCTCGTGCAGGACATCGTTGGCGACAACTACGAGTCGCTGGCCGACGCGATTCGGAGCGTGACGGGCGTGGAGGGGGACCCCGACCCCTACCACGGTGAGTATCCGCTTTCGGAGGCGGGGAAAGAGGCGTTCGAGGCGTTGGCGGCGAACGCGTGGCACACGGCCAAAGTGAGTCGGTGA
- a CDS encoding 2Fe-2S iron-sulfur cluster-binding protein — MSSHTVEIEVPEEADIEQAGETVEIEVPETEYLLSAARSEGVWLPADCQQGWCTTCAAKLLDGEVDQSDARRYYDEDEEADLILPCTAKPRSDLRIRACQYDEMLDHRAEHDKPPGRSKR, encoded by the coding sequence GTGAGTAGCCACACCGTCGAAATCGAGGTCCCCGAGGAGGCCGATATCGAGCAGGCCGGGGAGACCGTCGAAATCGAGGTTCCCGAGACCGAATACCTCCTCTCGGCCGCGCGGAGCGAGGGCGTCTGGCTCCCCGCCGACTGCCAGCAGGGGTGGTGTACCACCTGCGCCGCGAAACTGCTCGACGGCGAGGTGGACCAATCGGACGCTCGCCGGTACTACGACGAGGACGAGGAGGCCGACCTCATCCTCCCCTGTACCGCCAAGCCCCGGTCGGACCTCCGGATTCGGGCCTGCCAGTACGACGAGATGCTGGACCACCGCGCGGAACACGACAAGCCGCCGGGCCGGTCGAAGCGGTGA
- a CDS encoding DEAD/DEAH box helicase — MDETIDWLRGRPYYDGQVEAHRTLLGRDGDFADIDLEGRLESALESRGIDRLYRHQVEAVEEVRRGGNVVVATPTASGKSLAYTVPAFERAMDHGGRTLYVAPQNALINDQDETLSGLARDLGFGSRVSVEQYTGRLSKSEKRDVRDRRPTVVLTNPDMLHYALLPHAHRLWDWFFKGLETVVLDEVHEYRGVFGSHVALVLRRLRRICDRFDADPEFVCCSATIGNPVEHAAGVTGTPESSFRLIDEDVSDTGPTHWVLWNPPEYETPQAGTSGQRRSNHAETKRLFADLVSKDYQTLTFTRARQAAEQWAMESAKALRERGRGDLAPDVTAYQAALGDDRRKEIEEGLQSGEVRGVWSTNALELGVDIGGLDAVLLDGYPGTRMAAFQQAGRAGRGTDPSLVALVAGEDQLDQYLMANPDEFFAGDPERAVVNPANDQLLPDHVLSAARETWLSPEDREYFGEEFPDLVNRLEREGLLDQRITDDGLRWTYDGDGSPQHEMSLRSIDDREVNLLDRRNGDTIASLPFEDALTDAHPGAIYHHQGQSYEVVDLDLNKEVAELSPTWADYHTKVLHEKEITVEEDIREKRLETREEVPVRFAEVTMRKQITGFERRDRSGETLARESLDLPEVSLRTKALYFTVPREVERAMRERGDFAGGIHAAEHGMISLFPLELLCDRGDIGGLSTPMHPHTGKSTIFIYDGYPGGVGLVREGYETVADLMSQTAAMIGACDCESAGGCPACVQSPHCGNANDPLDKERARFLLEKLTDGDSDETE; from the coding sequence GTGGACGAGACCATCGACTGGCTCCGGGGCCGACCGTACTACGACGGGCAGGTGGAAGCCCACCGGACCCTCCTCGGCAGGGACGGCGACTTCGCGGATATCGACCTCGAAGGCCGACTGGAGAGCGCGCTCGAATCGCGGGGCATCGACCGCCTCTACCGCCACCAAGTCGAGGCCGTCGAGGAGGTCCGCCGAGGCGGGAACGTCGTCGTCGCCACCCCGACCGCGAGCGGCAAGAGCCTCGCGTACACGGTCCCGGCCTTCGAGCGCGCGATGGACCACGGCGGGCGCACCCTCTACGTCGCGCCCCAGAACGCGCTCATCAACGACCAAGACGAGACCCTCTCGGGCCTCGCCCGCGACTTGGGCTTCGGCAGTCGCGTCTCCGTCGAGCAGTACACCGGTCGCCTGAGCAAGTCCGAGAAGCGCGACGTGCGGGACCGCCGACCCACCGTCGTCCTGACGAATCCCGATATGCTCCACTACGCGCTCCTGCCGCACGCACACCGCCTTTGGGACTGGTTCTTCAAGGGACTCGAAACGGTCGTGCTGGACGAAGTTCACGAGTACCGCGGCGTCTTCGGGAGCCACGTCGCGCTCGTCCTGCGCCGACTCCGGCGCATCTGCGACCGGTTCGACGCCGACCCGGAGTTCGTCTGCTGTTCGGCGACCATCGGCAACCCCGTCGAACACGCCGCGGGCGTGACCGGGACCCCCGAATCGTCGTTTCGGCTGATAGACGAGGACGTGAGCGACACCGGGCCGACCCACTGGGTGCTGTGGAACCCGCCGGAGTACGAGACCCCGCAGGCCGGGACCTCGGGCCAGCGCCGGTCGAACCACGCCGAGACCAAGCGCCTGTTCGCCGACCTCGTGTCGAAGGACTACCAGACGCTCACCTTCACTCGCGCTCGGCAGGCCGCCGAGCAGTGGGCGATGGAGAGCGCGAAGGCGCTCCGCGAGCGCGGCCGAGGAGACCTCGCGCCCGACGTGACGGCGTATCAGGCCGCGCTGGGCGACGACCGGCGGAAGGAAATCGAGGAGGGCCTGCAGAGCGGCGAGGTCCGTGGCGTCTGGAGTACCAACGCTTTGGAACTCGGCGTGGACATCGGCGGTCTCGACGCGGTACTGCTCGACGGCTACCCCGGCACGCGGATGGCGGCGTTCCAGCAGGCCGGGCGCGCGGGCCGGGGGACCGACCCGAGTCTCGTCGCGCTCGTCGCTGGCGAGGACCAGTTGGACCAGTACCTGATGGCCAACCCCGACGAGTTCTTCGCAGGGGACCCCGAGCGGGCGGTCGTCAACCCCGCGAACGACCAACTCCTGCCCGACCACGTGCTGTCGGCGGCCCGCGAAACGTGGCTCTCGCCCGAGGACCGCGAGTACTTCGGCGAGGAGTTCCCCGACCTCGTGAACCGCCTCGAACGCGAGGGCCTGCTCGACCAGCGCATCACCGACGACGGCCTGCGCTGGACCTACGACGGCGACGGCAGTCCCCAACACGAGATGAGTCTGCGCTCCATCGACGACCGCGAGGTCAATTTGCTCGACAGGCGAAACGGCGACACCATCGCCAGCCTCCCCTTCGAGGACGCGCTGACCGACGCCCACCCCGGCGCTATCTACCACCATCAGGGCCAGTCCTACGAGGTCGTGGACTTGGATCTGAACAAGGAAGTCGCGGAACTCTCCCCGACGTGGGCCGACTACCACACCAAGGTCCTCCACGAGAAAGAGATCACCGTCGAGGAGGACATCCGCGAGAAGCGCCTCGAAACCCGCGAGGAGGTCCCGGTCCGGTTCGCCGAGGTGACGATGCGCAAGCAGATTACCGGCTTCGAGCGCCGGGACCGCTCGGGCGAGACGCTGGCCCGCGAGTCGCTGGACCTCCCGGAAGTCTCGCTCCGGACCAAGGCGCTGTACTTCACGGTGCCCCGCGAAGTCGAGCGCGCGATGCGCGAGCGGGGCGACTTCGCGGGCGGCATCCACGCCGCCGAACACGGCATGATTTCGCTCTTTCCGCTCGAACTGCTCTGCGACCGCGGCGACATCGGCGGCCTCTCGACACCGATGCACCCACACACCGGGAAGAGTACCATCTTCATCTACGACGGCTACCCCGGCGGCGTCGGACTGGTCCGAGAGGGCTACGAGACTGTCGCGGACCTGATGAGCCAAACCGCCGCGATGATAGGGGCCTGCGACTGCGAGTCGGCGGGCGGGTGTCCCGCCTGCGTCCAGTCGCCCCACTGCGGGAACGCCAACGACCCGCTGGACAAGGAACGGGCACGGTTCCTGTTGGAGAAACTGACCGACGGCGATTCCGATGAGACGGAGTAG
- the glmU gene encoding bifunctional sugar-1-phosphate nucleotidylyltransferase/acetyltransferase, whose protein sequence is MQAVLLAAGEGTRIRPLSASLPKPMLPVADRPLVAHAADAAVDAGADELVVVVGYEAEEVRGYFGDEYRGVPVRYAVQSERAGTADAVRAARELLDGAFAVLNGDNLYDPDAVADLFASGPAVAAVRVEEPSNYGVLSAEEGVVTDIVEKPADPPTNLANAGAYVFPAAAREWLDVPESERGEHEITDVVARAIEEYDVGYAAMDRWLDVGRPWELLEANEWKLGELDRDVRGEVHDEADLRGPVVVEEGATIDAGVVIEGPALVRSGASVGPNAYVRGATLLGEEAHVGHSVEIKNSVVGAGTHVAHLSYVGDSVLGRDVNFGAGTNVANLRHDGEAVRHTVKGERVLTGRRKFGVVVGDDAKTAIDTSLNAGVTLSEGATTTPGEVVTRDK, encoded by the coding sequence ATGCAAGCAGTGCTTCTGGCCGCGGGCGAGGGGACCAGAATCCGACCGCTGTCGGCGTCGCTCCCGAAACCGATGCTCCCGGTCGCCGACCGACCGCTGGTCGCCCACGCCGCGGATGCCGCGGTAGACGCTGGCGCGGACGAACTCGTCGTCGTGGTCGGCTACGAGGCCGAGGAGGTCCGGGGGTACTTCGGCGACGAGTACCGCGGCGTGCCGGTCCGCTACGCGGTCCAAAGCGAACGGGCCGGGACCGCCGACGCGGTCCGGGCCGCGCGCGAACTCCTCGACGGCGCGTTCGCGGTGCTGAACGGCGACAACCTCTACGACCCCGACGCGGTGGCCGACCTCTTCGCGTCGGGTCCCGCCGTCGCCGCGGTCCGCGTCGAGGAGCCTTCGAACTACGGCGTCCTCTCCGCGGAGGAGGGCGTCGTCACCGACATCGTGGAGAAGCCCGCGGACCCGCCGACGAATCTGGCCAACGCGGGAGCCTACGTCTTCCCCGCGGCGGCCCGCGAGTGGCTGGACGTGCCCGAGAGCGAGCGCGGCGAACACGAGATTACCGACGTGGTGGCCCGCGCTATCGAGGAGTACGACGTGGGCTACGCCGCGATGGACCGCTGGCTCGACGTGGGGCGGCCGTGGGAACTGCTGGAAGCCAACGAGTGGAAACTCGGCGAGTTGGACCGCGACGTGCGCGGCGAGGTCCACGACGAGGCCGACCTCCGCGGCCCGGTCGTGGTCGAGGAGGGCGCAACCATCGACGCGGGCGTCGTTATCGAGGGTCCCGCGCTGGTGCGCTCGGGCGCGAGCGTCGGGCCGAACGCCTACGTGAGAGGAGCGACCCTCCTCGGCGAGGAGGCCCACGTCGGCCACAGCGTCGAAATCAAGAACAGCGTCGTCGGCGCGGGCACCCACGTCGCGCACCTGAGCTACGTCGGCGACAGCGTGCTGGGCCGGGACGTGAACTTCGGCGCGGGCACGAACGTCGCCAATCTGCGCCACGACGGCGAGGCGGTCCGCCACACCGTCAAGGGCGAGCGCGTCTTGACCGGCCGCCGGAAGTTCGGCGTCGTGGTCGGCGACGACGCCAAGACGGCCATCGACACGAGCCTGAACGCGGGCGTGACCCTCTCGGAGGGCGCGACGACGACGCCCGGCGAAGTCGTGACGCGAGACAAGTAG
- a CDS encoding DNA-directed RNA polymerase subunit epsilon, with amino-acid sequence MTEGWTDSLPTWQSGTNDDRDADRPLSQRPGDGAVARADLQRDQTVRQWGPVTPSATQIGRAESPDADLSESVRRMHEERHSAMAGHSARMHRLDKLRISHALCNDLSLTPWQRDRVVGIMSDLDLTAFGSQRAIPKVALVVIRHVVDREREHYLGLHDDEWIGQLPPERLGDLYDQFRSITDEQQFSDLVEKHGLDVTSLNRLRRTLKDQLDDQQLGEAVYGRNPHRDPNLPSLDARRADEAHEE; translated from the coding sequence ATGACCGAGGGGTGGACGGACTCGCTGCCGACGTGGCAGTCGGGGACGAACGACGACCGAGACGCCGACCGACCGCTCAGCCAGCGTCCCGGAGACGGGGCGGTCGCTCGTGCGGACCTCCAGCGCGACCAGACGGTCCGCCAGTGGGGACCAGTCACGCCGAGCGCGACCCAAATCGGGCGCGCCGAATCGCCCGACGCCGACCTCTCCGAGAGCGTCCGCCGGATGCACGAGGAGCGCCACTCGGCGATGGCGGGCCACAGCGCGCGGATGCACCGCCTCGACAAACTCCGCATCTCCCACGCGCTCTGTAACGACCTCTCGCTGACGCCGTGGCAGCGCGACCGCGTGGTCGGCATCATGTCGGACCTCGACTTGACCGCGTTCGGGAGCCAGCGCGCGATTCCGAAGGTCGCGCTGGTCGTCATCCGCCACGTCGTGGACCGCGAGCGCGAACACTACCTCGGACTCCACGACGACGAGTGGATCGGCCAACTCCCGCCCGAGCGCCTCGGCGACCTCTACGACCAGTTCCGCTCCATCACCGACGAACAGCAGTTCTCGGACCTCGTGGAGAAACACGGTCTCGACGTGACCAGCCTCAACCGACTCCGGCGCACGCTGAAAGACCAACTCGACGACCAGCAACTCGGAGAGGCGGTCTACGGTCGGAACCCCCACCGCGACCCGAACCTGCCGAGCCTCGACGCTCGCCGGGCAGACGAGGCTCACGAGGAGTAG
- a CDS encoding thioredoxin family protein, translated as MDEDLDAVRERKKRALAQEKGLGAPASPVYVDGSQNFDRTVTAHEVVLVHYYADGGAGQRLHPVVESVARETFAAVAKVNVVHHQKLALERGVEATPAFEVYADGECQERVRGHVEKDELVELVGEHTSF; from the coding sequence ATGGACGAGGACCTCGACGCAGTCCGAGAGCGCAAGAAGCGCGCGCTCGCACAGGAGAAGGGCCTCGGTGCGCCAGCCTCGCCGGTCTACGTCGATGGCTCGCAGAACTTCGACCGGACGGTGACCGCTCACGAAGTCGTGTTGGTCCACTACTACGCCGACGGCGGCGCGGGCCAGCGGCTCCACCCCGTCGTGGAGTCGGTCGCGCGCGAGACGTTCGCGGCGGTGGCGAAAGTCAACGTCGTCCACCACCAGAAGTTGGCCTTGGAGCGGGGCGTCGAGGCGACGCCCGCCTTCGAGGTGTACGCCGACGGCGAGTGCCAAGAGCGCGTCCGAGGGCACGTCGAGAAAGACGAACTGGTGGAGTTGGTCGGCGAGCACACGTCGTTTTGA
- the dps gene encoding DNA protection during starvation protein — MADDDRRHGAGEYEPGDTSMRVGMESLRERGLEPEELRERLIDAIGAEFSTYYYYTNLRMHLAGHEDYKEIAEDARLEDRAHFELVAPRVYELGGSLPNDIGTFMERASCPHAELPVPMGGDAPDNIEQLDAESVLEVLLEAERCAIRTWSEICDMTQGKDPRTYDMASRILQEEIEHEAWFVELLSMERDGEINPAGHFVRGEPGDAPLSTNRRFNDSA, encoded by the coding sequence ATGGCAGACGACGACCGACGACACGGCGCAGGCGAGTACGAACCGGGCGATACCAGTATGCGAGTGGGGATGGAGTCGCTACGCGAGCGCGGCCTCGAACCCGAGGAGCTTCGCGAACGGCTCATCGACGCCATCGGCGCGGAGTTCTCGACGTACTACTACTACACCAACCTCCGGATGCACCTCGCGGGCCACGAGGATTACAAGGAGATAGCGGAGGACGCGCGCCTCGAAGACCGCGCGCACTTCGAGTTGGTCGCGCCGCGCGTCTACGAACTCGGCGGGTCGCTCCCGAACGACATCGGGACGTTCATGGAGCGAGCGTCGTGCCCGCACGCCGAGTTGCCGGTGCCGATGGGCGGTGACGCACCGGACAACATCGAGCAACTCGACGCCGAGAGCGTCCTCGAAGTGCTGTTGGAGGCCGAGCGATGCGCCATCCGGACGTGGAGCGAAATCTGCGACATGACCCAAGGCAAGGACCCGCGGACCTACGACATGGCGAGTCGCATCTTGCAGGAGGAGATCGAACACGAGGCGTGGTTCGTGGAACTCCTCAGCATGGAGCGCGACGGCGAAATCAACCCGGCGGGCCACTTCGTCCGCGGGGAACCCGGCGACGCGCCGCTCTCGACCAACCGGCGGTTCAACGACTCGGCGTAG
- a CDS encoding helix-turn-helix transcriptional regulator has product MNIDTSDKRQLNESSNVLLLAPLTPTGNRACLELLASTTDPARANVAAVTYTPPPETWISDWQTNVGDLPAELAFIHANTVETDEGPDGTEAPPNVSVARVDPNQPMDIIAPLSEQLTRWEGNGNQTLVSVQTLTVLLEYVDFDTAFRYLHILTHRVQAADAIGFYHMDPDIHDEETINTLKTLFDAVVEVGDDGREWSVAETYGDRSATSDHVQSHDTDVSVPDAGDGLFSSVLNSVSNLFSGSDDLDGTGPADAAESPSAGSETVESNSSDDQSVRESEVEQFPEEAMLTDEDRIRELLTRYGGRMKQADVTEETDWSKSTVSRKLSKMEEKGLITRVQVGRGNLVFLSGYEPETAKSPFEQETTDG; this is encoded by the coding sequence ATGAATATCGACACATCGGACAAGCGGCAACTGAACGAGTCTTCGAACGTCCTCCTACTGGCACCGTTGACGCCCACGGGGAATCGCGCGTGTCTCGAACTGCTGGCCTCGACGACGGACCCGGCGCGGGCGAACGTCGCGGCGGTGACCTACACGCCGCCGCCGGAGACGTGGATTTCGGACTGGCAGACGAACGTCGGCGACCTCCCGGCGGAACTGGCGTTCATCCACGCCAACACGGTCGAGACCGACGAGGGACCCGACGGAACCGAGGCCCCGCCGAACGTGTCGGTCGCGCGGGTGGACCCGAACCAACCGATGGACATCATCGCGCCCCTGAGCGAACAGTTGACGCGATGGGAGGGCAACGGCAATCAGACGCTCGTGTCGGTCCAGACGCTGACGGTCCTCTTGGAGTACGTCGATTTCGACACGGCGTTCCGGTACCTCCACATCCTCACCCACCGCGTGCAGGCGGCCGACGCCATCGGGTTCTACCACATGGACCCGGACATCCACGACGAGGAGACCATCAACACGCTGAAGACGCTGTTCGACGCCGTAGTCGAGGTGGGCGACGACGGCCGGGAGTGGTCGGTCGCGGAGACCTACGGCGACCGGAGCGCGACCAGCGACCACGTCCAGTCCCACGACACCGACGTATCGGTGCCCGACGCCGGAGACGGCCTGTTCTCGTCGGTGCTGAACTCGGTGTCGAATCTGTTTTCGGGGTCGGACGACCTCGATGGCACCGGACCCGCCGACGCCGCCGAGTCACCGTCGGCCGGGAGCGAGACCGTCGAGTCGAACTCCTCGGACGACCAGTCGGTGCGCGAGTCCGAAGTCGAGCAGTTCCCCGAGGAGGCAATGCTGACCGACGAGGACCGCATCCGCGAACTGCTGACGCGCTACGGCGGCCGGATGAAACAGGCCGACGTGACCGAGGAGACCGACTGGTCGAAGTCCACGGTCAGCCGGAAGCTATCGAAGATGGAGGAGAAGGGTCTCATCACCCGCGTACAGGTCGGCCGGGGCAACCTCGTCTTCCTGAGCGGCTACGAACCCGAAACCGCCAAATCGCCGTTCGAACAGGAGACCACCGACGGATGA
- a CDS encoding HalX domain-containing protein: MSDSSQSASDIVSMPNDATVLIVDDEQPITDAYAQWLEDDYNVRTAYSGSEALEKLDEEVDVVLLDRRMPNLSGEDVLARIHEQGLNCRVALVSAVEPDFDILELGFDAYLEKPVSEADELLETVETLLKRSTYDSQMQRFLSLANKKAALETKKSPEELDANDEYAQLTEELADLRTQLSDTAGTLDDDDLRAEFYDGE, encoded by the coding sequence ATGAGTGACTCATCACAGAGCGCGAGCGACATCGTAAGTATGCCCAACGACGCTACAGTGCTGATCGTCGACGACGAGCAGCCGATAACCGACGCCTACGCCCAGTGGCTGGAAGACGACTACAACGTCCGCACGGCCTACAGCGGGTCCGAAGCCCTCGAAAAGCTGGACGAGGAGGTAGACGTGGTCCTCCTCGACCGCCGAATGCCGAACCTCTCGGGGGAGGACGTACTGGCTCGGATTCACGAACAGGGACTCAACTGCCGGGTGGCGCTGGTCTCGGCGGTCGAACCCGACTTCGACATCCTCGAACTCGGCTTCGACGCCTACCTCGAAAAGCCGGTCTCGGAGGCCGACGAACTCCTCGAAACGGTCGAGACCCTGCTGAAACGCTCGACCTACGACAGCCAGATGCAGCGGTTCCTCTCGCTGGCGAACAAGAAGGCCGCCTTGGAGACGAAGAAGAGTCCGGAGGAACTCGACGCCAACGACGAGTACGCGCAACTCACCGAGGAGCTAGCGGACCTCCGCACCCAACTCTCGGACACCGCGGGGACGCTGGACGACGACGACCTGCGCGCGGAGTTCTACGACGGCGAGTAG